DNA from Tachysurus fulvidraco isolate hzauxx_2018 chromosome 16, HZAU_PFXX_2.0, whole genome shotgun sequence:
TCCAAAAATAGCGTAGTAGACCTCAGCATTTTCACACTTTAACTTTAAGACCAtctctgtaaatataaatatatatagaaaacaATTGTGGCAAATTTGTGTTCGTTTTAAATGACACTGGACTACATGTGCCACACTAAAATACCTACAGAACCCTGTACGATAACATTAAGAAACAAAACATACCATTAACATTTATGTTTTGTGGCCACGATCAGGGTTACCACAAAAAAGTTGCTTGATTGCTTTagactactgtatataatatgcATGTCTGTATAAATACTGACGGAGATGTACTCTTCTGTTCAAATATTTCTGGAGTTCATTTTCAGGAGTTtgaatacaattattattaggGATAATCTTAATTATTTTTCAAACAGTTGAGTACAGGAAGTTACACTGACGTTCTTTAAAGAAGCCGATATTTTCAGTGTAACAAGTTGGCAAGTGTTACATGCATTAATGACTATAACAATGGTGGCAGCTCAAAACCTCTGACCAGAAAGATAAATTAGAAGAATGGAGATGAAAAGATAATGTTTTGGCTGAGATGACCAACTGTGCAAACATGTTAACTGTTCTAAATtttttataattgtattttaGATTTGCAAACATTAAACGTAATGAAGAATTAAAGACAATGACATCAAACAGCTCTGCAACGGAAATATTTCACAAGAAAAACACGTGTTATTAAAAGTAGTATCCTTACTAAACACTCTAAATATGCACTTATATTGCTAAAATTTTGGAGTAGAAAGTTGTGATCAAACGACACAGCAGCATAGACATACATTTAAACAGCTTTAGTAATTACCTCGAAGACACATGGGCATTCACATTGAAATAAAAAGCTTGCACCTGCAGCAGTGTATTAGCAGTTCATCACATTTTAACACACCCTCAAGTGTGGAAAACCAATCAGAccaaaccaaaaaaagaaaacactgctGTAAGTGCATTTCCCAGaacaaacaacataaacaaagcaaaaaatataaaaactatgaacacaaaagaaaaagaggaaaggaaaaagTTAAACACTGTACCGTCTCTTCCACCAGCGAGATGGTTCTTAATGTCTCTGTAGACCACAGGGTCTTACACTTTCCCCAAAGTATTACATCATTAGAAAGGCTCTTCCCCCAGAGTCTTATGATTACTCCTCTCATTGTATTACATCACTCTACTGTCCCCCTCCCTCAGGTCATTTCTAAATTCTTACTGAGAGTCTTAACAGTTCTACACTGGTAGGGGCAAAAGGTATAAGATATGCACGTTCAACATTCTTTCATGGGGTgatattttaaatgttcaatcagtgatttttaaACTACAGTTCAATCAGCTCCAGAGCAAATGTCTTGCTCAAGTCTCTCTCAATGGCCGCCAACGATTTATTAGAGCAATCTGTCTAATATAGGCTGCTGGGGGGCTGGAAGGAGGGGTTGTTTCCGTTGTGACCACCTCTTCAGGAACAGTCCCGATTCCTTCAGGCCTCTGTACCAtgagggggtgtgtggggaAGAGAAAGCTGAAACAGTGTCACCTGACCAAAACTGGCTTTTcagtttctgttctgtttcatttttacattacagTATGATAATAGCAGCACAgtacaagagaaaaaaatgtctttctgtgtgtggcTTTTAAGTCTGAGTCTCGTTGCGAGCATAGCATTTCAGTCTTCCCCCACCATTATTTGCACTCCTGCAGTGGAGAAAGTGAGGGGGTGAGTCAGGAAAGTCTTGACTTTTGTTTGGAGGGGGAGTTATTTTAGTTTACCTATCAGGTGTAAATTTCCAGGCACTCAGTTCATTTTGGGCTTGCTCCAGTTTGTCTTTAGTCTGTTCCAGTTCGGCCTTCATTTTAAGGAAAAATAAGTTGATGGCTGGGTCCACCATGGAGGATCTCAGTTGAGCCACACTGGGTTGCTGAACTTGCTTCAGGTACTGGATCTGCGTCTGAAAGCAAACAAATGGTGTTAAAATCAACAGAATCCTCACATCACTCATACATTTTATTAGCTATAAGACCAACAACCAAGCAATTAAACTAAGAATTCAGAGGACTAGTTGAAAGAACTAGTTGGTAAAACTAATTTGTGCTACTAACAATGGTACAGCTACCAAATGGAAATCAATAGCAAATGCATcaatagagataaaaaaaaattaaacaacgttaaatatatttaatatctatTCTGATAAAGTCCTTCTGTGGAAACCATCCAAACCTACcactaaaaatatatacataaagcagtattgtatgtaaatatacaataatatgtaTAGAGTCTGCTATACACAGGGCTTGTAAGCCTCTTCatacatattataataatatttcaagGTACCACCATGAAAATGAGCTCCAAACTGGGCATGGCTCAAGTTGATTGACAACAAAAGCCAAGTCATTGCCACCTCATGTTGTCTATTATATCGATCTTGTGACACCCTACCTGAAGTGTGAGAAATAAGACAGTGCCCTGTTCTTTTGAAGTTGTTTTGAAAGTTGGGGGAAAGAAAGGAATAATTATGTGTCGTGACACCCCTGTGTATGTTTTAGctgccaaaaataaaaatggctaATGCCTGGCAGCAAACCCTTGTATGGCTGTCTTATTTAGAAATCTTAAGAACATAACTttgtatacaatacaaaacTAATAATGTTACCGTTCACCATTTATATTAAGGTTTTGGTAATATATGAAAGACACCATTTTTGTACTGTAGACTAAAGTTATTAAACTATGAAAGAAAAACCCAGAAAGTTGAAATACTTACTGTACATTCCTGCATTTCCTGTTCTTTTGTGGCCAGCCTCATCACAAGGATGTTCTCTCTTCGTGCCGACTCTTGCTGCTGTTGCTTTAGCTTCTCCTCAGACTCCTTAAGACCAGTCACGTCATTGGCTATAATAATATAGATGTAATATTCAATTAGTACATGGCCTATAGAAACAATGCATTAACCTTAAACAATCCATCACATTATTAAAATGGTTGAAACCATCAACAGAAAATAGCATGAATACATGCAATTCAAACTACCAACATTTACTTACAATTTAGATCAGCATATTTTGCTTCGAGCACCTGGACGTACGCATCATGCTGTTTCCACCTAAAATGTTAAGGCAAGTGTTTAGTGTACATTTGCTTGTGTAAAAGGAATTCAAGGAAAGGAACAATACTAAACTATACAGTTATCCTTACCTTGCACACAGCTCCTCCCTGGTCAGGGTCTTCATGTCAGATTCACTAAGGCGaacctaaataaaaatgtaagtatttATCAGGAGGCAGTACTGTAGTAGCTCTAATTAAGTGTTGCTAGTTCTATCATTTTACTGATGAATTGGTTTATCAAAGCACGTTAATCACTCATTCCTTACTTCATTGTTAAAAAGAGTAATTCTAACAAATGCAGATTCCCAAAGCCTCAACATTTTtgctaatacaaaaaaaaaactactgttGTTATCTCGTGGATTTTGAGTACAGTATCTGCTGTCTAACTCTATGGTGAACATCTCATTAGGATAATTAATCTGAATTGCACAAGCAGGAGTGTGTTGTACTGTAGCAATAAGGCTGCACAACAGTTCTATAAACTGATTgagaaacaaacataataaataaataaaccagtgCTGTTAAAGCAAATATCAGGAGTCTTAAATGCCACAGTCTTGGACGTCCAGTCAAAGTAGTGAATTGTTGTGTAACATTGAACGTCAATGGAAAatggtgagaaagaaagaaagcaactAAGCGCCTGGTTTGTTTTTAGGAGCCAACAATAAAACCTGGTCATTTTTTCCctgatttttttctattctataaAACACCACTGTATCTGAGCAACGTCCCCTTGACatcattataacacaacaaCCACTAACTTAACAAGGGAAAAACGAAAACACAGAATCAGCTACAAATACTAAGACCTGGATTGCTACAGACATTACAAACGTCTAGAGATAAAGATAATTAAGGTGTTTCAGGGTGGACTTTTCTTTCAACTCACCTTCTTCGGGAGAGGTTCTTCATTAGTCATCTTGATCTCTGCAAAACGAAAATAGAGAAACAAGCGATGAGAAAAAAATCGCATCAGACATGTTTCTGTCCATAGTGATAAACGTACGTCCACACGTGTCATGTCAGCAAAGCCAAGCAAGCCTCGCgaaagctagttagctagctagcttgtaGCAGCGagtagttagctagctagctacattCTTCCTAAACCATTAGCTCGTGTCTGTTAAATTCCCGTTAGCTATTTGCATCAAACTAGAAAATAACGACGTTAACTATCTGTAAGCTTCCCAGAGAATCGCTGCACACGGTCAGTAATCTGCCGCTATTATAATTCCCCAGTGACGGATCTATTAGCGTTAGCATTGCTCAATCGAGGCTGCAAATAGGCGAATTAGCAGCCAGAATACAAACAGCCATCAATTTGTTTTCACACACCgtcactacacaaacacacaaaataaatagacagacgcAGACGAGCAGTTTGCTGCTATTTAGACTGGTCACAAGCTATCTGTCGCCTTCGTGTTTTATCAGTTTCTTGCTGTcacaaaatggcggaaagggaAGAGACTCTCCCTACGAGCAGCACCGCGCTCCTCGCCCATGTTTCTCACGAACAAAGCCAAAAAACAATCTAGGTTTGATACTTACACGCCCCAGAATTAGACCAAGACGACCAGGAATTCTTAAAACGTGTTAACGCTCCGCTTCTTGTCGATTCTATCAGCgttagtaaaataaacaaagcgaAATTTGGGTTTAGATTGACGCTCGCGCATCCGCCATCATTCGGAAAGACGCTCCACCACTATGTATCACACGCCCCTACTGGTTGCCATGCTTTGTCTGCACGCGTATCTCGGCTTATCCTGCGATCTGATTGGCTTGAGGCCGACAGACTGCGCGCGAGCAACATCTATTAACCAATCGGAATGCTGGAGGCGGGTTTAGCCTGAATACAGGTGGGAATAAAATACCCTACTGGTAGCTAATGCGCATGAGTGACAATATTTGTCTTCGGCTTttagtaacaaaataaataaaatcaaagttTAACATATAACATGTACATGTTAAAAGCTTGCAAGTTATTGCATAACGTATGTACACAACTAAGTTTGTTTTCGTTTACAAAGCAATTAGCCTAATAGCTAAAGGAAGTAGCATCGATACAGTCATCTAATTTATTATCTAACGAACATCGTGACTTAACAATACGACAAATAAATGTTTAGCACACACACCATCGCACATGATATTGTCAGGCTGCTCCACGGTCAGTGCCCACACGTCGTCTGCTAATATCAAACGTGTAAACAGTCGGCAAATCTCCcaatattctttttatatatagcaAAAACAGCGCGGAGCAACATGAattaaatcaaaaacaaaaacaagcatcATAAGCAAGGCCAGCTAATAGCATGGTTTGCATTCAACCCAAACAGAGTCGATTCACTGATTCTAGGGATTGGGAAAGTAGAGTCGACTCCATATATTCGGAATCGATTCCATACAGTCAATAGGATTTTGCACAGGTTCTTGTACTAACAGTCGTATAAAACGTTAGTCATAGTTCTTTGGTAAACTTTAAGTAAATAATCTTAAGAATTTATGTCAGATCCAGGCTTACGTCGTTAGCTATCTAAAGTTCATTTAATTTCAGAAATTGACATCAATATTACACTGTTAATTAAATCGGTACTTGCTTCGAATGTTGCGTCATTCACAAAAAAAGTATTACATGCGTAAATAATACTGAACATATTATAAGTCATTTGCTGACCTCTAATTTGTTTCGAACGAGAAAATATTGTGTGGAATCGACTCTTGTATTCGATTCAATCGAATCCCAACACCCGTATTCAGAGTCGTCTGGAATCGAGGAGTCTTATTGCATTCACGGGGGGTTTATTCAGCGATccattattaataacaaaagaaaagtgtgtAGAAATAAAATCAACGCGACGTTTAAAATGTTCATCCGTGACGCCTTTAGAATTCGTCACAATCTTGTTGCCGTGAGTCGCATAGTTTGCAGTGCACTGCTTTGTGCGTTATTACTGTCCTACCTAAAGACACAAAATGGTACTTTCCTCTCAGGTTCAAGTTGAAACTTCAAGGGCAGTTTATAACCGAAGTCAGTGTAAAACAGTCCGTTAACGTTTAACAGCTTAGTGTGAAGTGCAAGAAGAAGTAAGAGCATGCTGAGCAGAATTGGACATGTTCGCAGGTAATACTAGACACGTAGAGTTGCAAAAGCCTTTAAAAACTCTATTACGTGTTAAGCATTTGAAAACACAACGACGTAAACATTTAGCTTAGCTAGCAGACGTTAGTAACTTGTTAGTGATGCCATAAAGCGAGTCAGTTTGACGTAAAGCCCTGGTTCATTTCAGTAGTTTGTCTCTgacatttattatttgattgGTTTCAGTTAAAACATCAAACTTCATACATTTCTAGATTAGCCGTTTCTGGCTGTTATACTTGTGGCACGTGATTAATTTGTGCTTGACGTTAGTAGTGTAACAAAcaccattttatatatatcttaatttttttaattattaactcattttctccttatgtttaacttctgttctatgtttatgttctgtaaagctgctttgagacgaagcccattgtaaaaagcgctatacaaataaacttgaattgaattgaatttagaGGATTTACATTAGTTAACAATCTAAGTGATCCAGTTAGTCACATGGATACAAAGCTTTATTAATACTTTACTATTGCACATAACTTGGTCATCTGTCTTGGTAAAAGTGTGCCAAAAATCTCACATTGTTCTAATACAGCCTCAGTACCACTGCACTGACACCCTGTAGGTCCCGttcaattactgtatatttaggaGGTTCCTTAAATATACCTGGATTTTAATGTACATGGGAATTCTCCACCTCTTTGTTATTGTGCTCGTGTTTAAAACCATGGGTCACGTTTAGGTGTGCAGCTGGCTTGAATCCCTTGCTGGGCATTTTGGCCCCAAGACAGAAGCACACACTCCCAGATCTGCCGTATGACTACGGTGCACTGGAACCTTACATCTCAGCTGAGATCATGCAGCTTCACCATAGCAAGCACCATGCAACGTATGTCAATAACCTTAATGTTACTCAAGAGAAATATCAAGAGGCTTTGGCCAAAGGTAAATAAGAGTTTATATTACATGCATTCtttacaaaaaaagagagatttttCATGGATTGTTATTTTCAGGTTTGTTAAGCCATTGTatgattttaatatttgacTAAACTTGTTTTATAAACTAGGTTGAAAGTTGCTTGTCTCTTGTTATCTCTTCCCCCTTTAATAATTTTCTCCTAAAGGTGACGTGACAACACAAGTAGCCCTTCAGGCAGCACTGAGGTTTAATGGTGGTGGTCACATCAACCACACCATCTTCTGGACAAACCTGTCTCCAAATGGTGGAGGAGAACCACAGGGTCAGAGATGCTGTACACTTTCTTTGTTCTACATATTCACAAAATGAACATTACAAGACACTTGTTGTCAAGCTGTCGCATAGCTCTATCGAATTTTTGTTTGACATGAgccaaataaatatatgtaaaggCATACTGCATTTTCCCTCTAGGTGAGCTAATGGAGGCCATTAAGCGTGATTTTGGCTCATTCCAAAATATGAAGGAGAAAATGTCTTCTGCTACTGTGGCAGTTCAAGGATCCGGGTGGGGATGGCTGGGCTTCGATAAGGAGAACAAGAGGCTGAGAATTGCTGCGTGTGCAAACCAAGATCCTCTGCAGGGAACCACTGGTAAGGATATTCAAAAAAGAAATGGAGATGAAATTAAGAAGGGTGATCACggaaatatctatctatccacacATTTAAATTGTAGCACAATATGcacattatcattatttatgtgtatttaatTGGGCATAACTGTTATTGTGAAATAATTTACAAAGACTCTTATTGCAGACTGCTTGCGAATGTCAGGcagtaatataaaaaacattgtgCTACAAGTAGTGATACCAGACAGCAAAATTACATAATCGCATCAGTGCTCAATTCACTCAGACATAAGCGGCTAGAATGAAATTAGAACAAACATTTATGGGGTGTTGTAGCTTTCCAGTTCACCTTGGATGTAGGTAGCATCATTTTAATAATTCCTGCAGTATCTTATAAGATAGTTGAACTGCACAACTAAATGAAACACTTTATCCTTGtcttacatctctctctctctaaaggtCTCATCCCACTGCTTGGCATTGATGTCTGGGAACATGCATACTATCTTCAGTACAAAAATGTCAGACCTGACTATGTTAAAGCCATATGGAACATTATAAACTGGGAGAATATTAATGAGCGTTTTCAAGCTGCCAAGAAGTAAAAGCATCACATAATGAGATAATAGAGATGTGATGGTTTCAAAACGCACAAATAATACACCACATTATTAATGTCAAATTACATAACAGCTAGTAAAAGAAGCGGTGTGATAGAGTTGGCTTTGTCAAAATAAGCGCAGTTTATCTGAATTTCCTTGACTCTCAAGTCACTAAGATGATGCAAGATTGTTGATGCAGTATGTGTAATTAAACCATTATTTAAACTAATTTGATAGTAATGTGTTTACTTCCTTTAAAATATTGAGTTTGAAAGctctgggggggggggttgtttttgttttttttcctttcttttttttaaataaatttgatgTGTATACAAAGACTGAACATTTGGACTTAATCATCACTGTATGCCTCAGACCCAATTATCTTGAGGAATGGACCAATGGATGGAAAATGGACCACTTTCAGAAAATGATGTCATGCGTCCTGAGTTATGATCCATATGCAGACGGTTGTGATTTAATCGAACTTTAAACCTGGTAATACTTGACTTCTATAGTTaacatgaattattttctgGCATGATGACTgaatcatcaacatcatcttaGGAAAGGGATGAAACCTTGCGTGTGATTTAAGAGCACTCATGATGTTTTCCTATATCACTAAGCTCACCAACTGATTTTATTGAGTATTCACCACCTTTTCAacctttttattaattaaattaaatgtaaataaaactgctATCTACCATCAGTGAGCATTAATGTAACAGATGTAGTTAAACTTAGGAATCACAAGGGGGCGCTGTTTGCTGTTCACAACCTTACATGCTGTTCAGTATGGATATTGTGATAGTAAAGTTggccattttttatttatttttttagaataatATATTCACAGCAAATCGTCTGAATGTACAGATAGATTTTATACAGTTATCTTGGATGTCTGTTTAACGTGTTTGTGTTGGAATAATCACTTGTTACAGTCACATGTTACAAATGTCTTAATCTACTTGAGGTTCTTAGTTCATCCCTACACCCCTTCATTTACTTCTGGTTGGCAGTTAGTATATTCATTGGATCAATAAATACATGTGACAaaaggcgagagagagagagagagagagagagagagaatatgggTGGAGGAGTCTTGGTCAGCTCTGTTGTACTGATAGACTATGCTTCACactttagttttaaaaaaactacttttagatgttttattggagttaacaaaaaaatacaataaaataaaataacttccAGATGGTTAGTGCACAGTGAGCTAAGTCACCCCTTAATCTACAATCTCAGTCTGTAAAGGGAAATCACATCACTTCTTGTACAAAAGtgtcttgtacagtctgtatTATGTTGtcttgtgtagtatagtgttatttaagtcacaaacagctagaagcaaattccttgtgtgtgacaacacacttggccaataaacctgattcaagttctgattctgattcttccCATTTTtttgtccatccatcctttcatgCATTGTTTTGTAGTGTGGCATGCCACGCTTTGTGCCTGTATCATTTGTGCTCGTATCAGAACTTACAGTTCTCAGGTTTCAGTTCTGTCTCTTTTAGAAATCCGCTAGACTCCTTCACCGAAATCTTTGTGTAGACGTGCTACTGATTGGTTTAGACAGCTTGCTTATTTGTTTGGGGCAGGACCTCTGCTGACTGTTTATGAAACAACTGCATCATGTTCAGATTCAGACTTCAGAGAAAATAAGACTTTGTAATTACGTGATAGCAAATGGCTCAAGCAGGCAGCTTCAAAGAGACCTGCCGTCTGTGGTACATATTCACAGGCAATATGGCTTTCCTGGCTAAGCTGGATGCTTTCCACTCTCCTGTGATTTTGGTAGTAAATGTGCTGCGGAAGCTCAATGCCAAGATACCTAAACATAACAGATTTGACACAAAAAGGGAATTAAATGGACAAGTGCAAGACTAATGGTTACAGTTGTTGTACTTTATTATTTTCACAGCTTTATAAAATTATCCATTTCAGTTCCTTCATTTCCAAATCTCCCACTCGCTTcatcatcttcagtaagtgctttatcctCATTAACACAGTCATTCACACCTTGGGGAAATTTAGCAAAACTGACTTATTTATACTCGTATGTTTTGGACAGAAAGTGGAAACTAGAAAATCCCCTTACAGGCAGTATCCCAAACTTAAAATTAGGGCCCTGGAGCTGTGTTGCAGGTATGCTATTTGCAGagatatacaaaaataaaataaatatttacaataaatatttggcaaacacccttatccagaaaaACTTAACTTGTTTATTCAAATGAACAGCTGAgagttaggggccttgctcaagggcccagcagtggaagcttggtggTATTGTGATCACAAAGCCGTTATGATTGGTTCTCTCCTATCCTTAAGATTAATTTCTGACACCATGTATAATATTCTCTCTTAATGATCTCACAGCACACAGTCATGTATAActcacattttatatttttcctcCCCTAACACTCTCATGCCTTATGGGTAATGAAGTCCCTACCATTACAATAACCACTGAGCCAAGCTACTATTTCCCAGTAAGCTGACACTAAACAATCAGTTGAACTCCAGTACACCAGAAGTACACCAGATCATTCAGCTGCATTCagcataaatatttttcttttggaaactatatttgtaaaatataatgaCATATTTTATACAAGTAAAATATGGATCCTTGTATATTTGCACCAGTAACCCTAGTTTTATCAAGATCATCAACCTAAGCgggaaaaaatggcaaaaacCCATCGAACGGTAGCCTTTATTCTGTTCAAGCCACTGCCATGCATCAATGTGCTGTACTTTTTTCCTTTGAAATGTTTGTGTCAACAGTTAGAGATATTTTTGTTCAGAAATGCTTCCATGCTATTGTTTTCTAACGTAGCATGCCATCCTCTGTGCCCTTGTCCATAATTATGTTGGCCAACATCCTGTTCTTTTATTCATGTTAGAGATGCATTAACTCACCAGACTGATTGTGCGTGCGTACTCCTCTTCGAGTCATTCCACATGCTTTTCTGTTACTCTGGTTTCTGACTGGGTTGTTCAAATATGTTGACCAATTGAGcaattatttaatcagccaGTAAGGTTGCGGCAGCACAGTATATAACATCATGCAGTACATCTAGAGATTGTTAATTAAATGTTCACaataaacatgaaatgaataaaacatttttttttataaatgtgacGTCTTTGACGTTTGTGTTATGGCTTTTGGTGCCAGAAAGGCTGGTTTGactatttcagaaactgctgatctactgGGATTTTCTGGAACTTTACACAGTAGCCTCATATTCCTGCTGTTATACacttcattttccataaaatCTTTCAACTCAGCATTAGAAGGAACTACCTTATAAAGCttacaataaagtaaaaagtaaagagAATACCAGGATGCATTACTTTCCGCCTGCTTCTGTGAGTACTCCAAATGATCTTTTATTCCTGGAACAGAAAATCAGTGGAAAATATCTGTTCTGAATATGGAGCATATTTTGATTTCTACCCATTTGCCCAGCCAGCTGCAACATTTCCCtgctaaataaatgtatgactTTGTAGGGCAAAAATAAACCACAGAATCACCACAGCCAACCTCAGCATAATCCAGAATCAAAATATGACAGTTGAATGATCTGTTTCCAGagcagaaatatattttttaaagatccTGTTCCAAAAAGAAGCTACAATAccagacacatttttttttaaatatcacacaTTATTATATTACCAGTCGTCTTGTCTGTTCTCCTGATGTACCCAAAAAATAGTGTAGTAGTATGAGAAGAGTAATGGGGACGTTCGTAGATGGAGTGGACACCAAAATACAT
Protein-coding regions in this window:
- the sod2 gene encoding superoxide dismutase [Mn], mitochondrial; this translates as MLSRIGHVRRCAAGLNPLLGILAPRQKHTLPDLPYDYGALEPYISAEIMQLHHSKHHATYVNNLNVTQEKYQEALAKGDVTTQVALQAALRFNGGGHINHTIFWTNLSPNGGGEPQGELMEAIKRDFGSFQNMKEKMSSATVAVQGSGWGWLGFDKENKRLRIAACANQDPLQGTTGLIPLLGIDVWEHAYYLQYKNVRPDYVKAIWNIINWENINERFQAAKK